One genomic window of Salmo salar chromosome ssa12, Ssal_v3.1, whole genome shotgun sequence includes the following:
- the LOC106564413 gene encoding zinc finger protein 271-like, with product MTVTLEEEEEETGYLGQVSQGHVKASNGSNGERTLINTRQRRDYHGFSGDPQQHHEADEAESLFRSEHLKKHQQKPTGKKSYCKSSSELKIHQRVHTGEKAHHCFDCGKSYSRSDALKVHLRIHTGEKPFGCDQCGKSFTQPNSLIVHQRTHTGEKPYVCDQCGKKFTVSNSLIVHQRIHTGEKPYSCSQCGKSFTQPNSLKVHQRTHTGKKSYGCDQCGKKFTVSNSLTVHQRIHTGKNLHHCSDCGKSFSTSWSLKVHHRTHTGEKPYGCDQCGKKFTVSNSLIVHQRIHTGEKSYSCSQCGKSFTQPDSLIVHQRTHTGEKPFGCDQCGKKFTVSSSLIVHQRIHTGEKPFICYQCGKSCTTSSHLIVHQRTHTGEKPYSCDQCGKSFGTSGCLKTHQRTHTGEKPYSCGKCGKSFTHFSSLIVHQRTHTGEKPFSCVQCGKSFSTSGYLTIHQRTHTGGQTL from the coding sequence gacagAGACGGGACTATCATGGATTCTCTGGGgatcctcaacaacatcatgaagcTGATGAGGCAGAGAGTCTCttcagatcagaacacctcaagaaacaccagcagaaacccacagggaagaaatcttacTGCAAATCTTCATcggaacttaaaatacaccagcgagtacacacaggagagaaagctcaccactgttttgattgtgggaagagttactcaAGATCAGATGCACTTAAAgtacacctgagaattcacactggagagaaaccttttggctgtgatcaatgtgggaagagttttactcaaccaaacagcctgatagtacaccagcggacacacacaggagagaaaccatatgtctgtgatcaatgtgggaagaaatTTACTGTGTCAAACTCCTTgatagtgcaccagagaatacacacgggagagaaaccttatagctgtagtcaatgtgggaagagttttactcaaccAAACAGCCTGAAAgtacaccagcggacacacacaggaaagaaatcttatggctgtgatcaatgtgggaagaaatTTACTGTGTCTAACTCcttgacagtgcaccagagaatacacacaggaaagAATCTTCACCATTGTTCAGATTGTGGGAAAAGCTTTTCAACATCATGGTCATTGAAGgtgcaccatagaacacacacaggagagaaaccttatggctgtgatcaatgtgggaagaaatTTACTGTGTCAAACTCCTTgatagtgcaccagagaatacatacaggagagaaatcttatagctgtagtcaatgtgggaagagttttactcaaccagacagcctgatagtacaccagcggacacacacaggagagaaaccttttggctgtgaCCAATGTGGGAAGAAATTTACTGTGTCAAGCTCCTTgatagtgcaccagagaatacacacaggagagaaaccttttatctgttatcaatgtgggaagagttgtactacatctagccatctaattgtacaccagagaacacacacaggagagaaaccttatagctgtgatcaatgtgggaagagttttggtacaTCTGGCTGTCTGAagacacaccagagaacacacacaggagagaaaccttatagctgtggtaaatgtgggaagagttttactcacttcagcagcctgatagtacaccagcggacacacacaggagagaaaccttttagctgtgttcaatgtgggaagagttttagtacaTCTGGctatctgactatacaccagagaacacacacaggtggACAAACTttgtag
- the LOC123725616 gene encoding zinc finger protein 239-like codes for MGPTERDVTIVDFSWEPQLHHDADEAEKILSRSEHLKKHQQRPTGKKPHCCSDCGKHCKCSSELKIHQRVHTGEKPYSCTQCGKSFTTSSNLTKHQRRHTEEKPYSCTQCGKSFVTSSYLTLHQRTHTGENSYSCDQCGKSYVTSSSLKVHQRTHTGEKPYSCTQCGKSFTTSSSQKAHKRTHTGEKPYSCNQCGKSFTRSSSLIMHQRTHTGEKPYRCNECGKSFTQPNGLILHKRTHTGEKPCSCTQCGKSFIQASCLKVHLRTHTGEKPYHCSDCGKSFVRSSDLKSHRRTHTGEKSPYSCTQCEKSFNQSCSLISHQRTHTGEKPFSCIQCGKSFTQSSSLIAHQRTHIGEKSHNCHQCDKRYSVKRSLIKHQKIHK; via the exons atgggtcctacc gagagagacgtgactatcgtggatttCTCTTGGGAGCCTCAActacatcatgatgctgacgaggcagagaagattctttccagatcagaacacctcaagaaacatcagcagagacccacagggaagaagccccactgctgctctgactgtgggaaacattgtaaATGTTCATCAGAACTAAAaatacaccagcgagtacacacaggagagaagccttatagctgtactcaatgtgggaagagttttactacgtCTTCcaatctgactaaacaccagagaagacacacagaagagaagccttatagctgtactcaatgtgggaagagttttgttacatctagctatctgactttacaccagagaacacacacaggagagaactcttatagctgtgatcaatgtgggaagagttatgtTACATCTAGCTCTCTGAaggtacaccagagaacacacacaggagagaaaccatatagctgtactcaatgtgggaagagttttactacatcgaGCTCTCAGAAggcacacaagagaacacacacaggagagaagccatatagctgtaatcaatgtgggaaaagttttaCTCGGTCAAGCTCCCTGAtaatgcaccagagaacacacacaggagagaaaccatatagatgtaatgaatgtgggaagagttttactcagccaaATGGATTGATATTACAcaagcggacacacacaggagagaaaccgtgtagttgtactcaatgtgggaagagttttattcaGGCAAGCTGCCTGAAAGTAcacctgagaacacacacaggagagaaaccttaccacTGCTCTGATTGCGGAAAGAGTTTTGTTAGATCAAGTGATTTAAAATCACaccggagaacacacacaggagagaaatcaccatatagctgtactcaatgtgagAAGAGTTTTAATCAGTCATGCtccctgatatcacaccagagaacacacacaggagagaaaccttttagctgtattcaatgtgggaagagttttactcagtcaagcagcCTGAtagcacaccagagaacacacatagGAGAGAAATCTCATAACTGTcatcaatgtgacaagagatactctgttaaaagatctctgatcaaacatcagaaaatacataaatGA